In one window of Dyella thiooxydans DNA:
- the hfq gene encoding RNA chaperone Hfq, with translation MSKGQSLQDPFLNALRRERIPVSIYLVNGIKLQGTVESFDQFVVLLRNQVSQMVYKHAISTVVPSRNVRVGNGHDGQSETPATAADAEA, from the coding sequence ATGTCCAAGGGGCAGTCTTTGCAGGATCCTTTTCTCAACGCCCTGCGCCGCGAGCGCATCCCGGTGTCCATCTACCTGGTGAACGGCATCAAGCTGCAGGGCACGGTCGAGTCCTTCGACCAGTTCGTCGTGCTGCTGCGCAACCAGGTCAGCCAGATGGTCTACAAGCACGCCATCTCCACCGTGGTGCCCAGCCGCAACGTGCGGGTGGGCAATGGCCATGACGGCCAGTCCGAGACGCCTGCCACGGCAGCCGACGCCGAGGCCTGA
- the miaA gene encoding tRNA (adenosine(37)-N6)-dimethylallyltransferase MiaA gives MTTDARPLAIFLMGPTASGKTALACALADRFPVALVSVDSALVYRGLDIGSAKPDAATLARYPHALVDIRDPAEPYSAADFRADALEAMRAITDAGRVPLLVGGTGLYFRALQQGLSSLPEADAEIRAQISAEAAEIGWPELHARLTGQDPVAAARIGIHDAQRIQRALEVIALTGRPISELQGSQRREPFPWRVLKLALLPADRAPLHARIAERFDAMLAAGFLDEVRALKGRGDLHADLPAIRAVGYRQAWQHLDGAFDAAELRNRGIYATRQLAKRQITWLRSELDARVLDPEREGLTGRAVDALELFLGHAG, from the coding sequence ATGACTACCGATGCGCGACCGCTCGCGATCTTTCTGATGGGCCCGACCGCGTCGGGCAAGACCGCGCTCGCCTGCGCGCTGGCCGACCGTTTTCCGGTCGCGCTGGTCAGCGTGGACTCGGCGCTGGTCTACCGCGGCCTGGACATCGGCAGCGCCAAGCCGGATGCCGCCACGCTGGCGCGTTATCCGCATGCGCTGGTCGACATCCGCGACCCGGCCGAACCGTATTCGGCGGCGGACTTCCGCGCCGACGCGCTGGAGGCGATGCGCGCGATCACCGACGCCGGCCGGGTCCCGCTGCTGGTCGGCGGCACCGGACTGTATTTCCGCGCCCTGCAGCAGGGACTGTCGTCGCTGCCGGAGGCAGACGCGGAGATCCGAGCGCAGATCAGCGCCGAGGCCGCCGAAATCGGCTGGCCCGAGCTGCACGCCCGGCTCACCGGGCAGGACCCGGTCGCCGCCGCGCGCATCGGCATCCACGATGCCCAGCGCATCCAGCGCGCGCTGGAGGTGATCGCGCTCACCGGCCGGCCGATCTCCGAGCTGCAGGGCAGCCAGCGGCGCGAGCCGTTCCCGTGGCGGGTGCTGAAGCTGGCCCTGCTGCCGGCCGACCGGGCACCGCTGCACGCCCGCATCGCCGAGCGCTTCGACGCCATGCTGGCCGCCGGCTTCCTCGACGAAGTGCGCGCGCTCAAGGGCCGCGGCGACCTGCATGCCGACCTGCCGGCGATCCGCGCGGTGGGCTACCGGCAGGCCTGGCAGCACCTGGACGGCGCATTCGACGCCGCCGAGCTGCGCAACCGCGGCATCTACGCCACCCGCCAGCTGGCCAAGCGGCAGATCACCTGGCTGCGCAGCGAGCTGGATGCCCGCGTGCTCGACCCGGAGCGCGAAGGCCTGACCGGCCGCGCCGTCGACGCACTGGAGCTGTTCCTCGGACATGCCGGTTAA
- the tdh gene encoding L-threonine 3-dehydrogenase encodes MPQTMKALVKRHAEPGIWMEEVPVPEVGPNEVLIKLEKTAICGTDLHIYKWDEWSQRTIKPGLTIGHEFVGRIVEIGPGVTGYQIGDRVSAEGHIVCGHCRNCRAGRQHLCPNTVGIGVNRNGAFAEYMTMPASNLWPIPDQIPSELAAFFDPYGNAAHCALEFDLIGEDVLITGAGPIGIIAAGIAKHVGARNVVVTDVNDYRLKLAADMGATRVVNVANQSLRDVVKDLHIQGFDVGLEMSGNPRAFNDMLEVMYHGGKIAMLGIMPRGAGIDWDKVIFKGLTLQGIYGRKMYETWYKMTQMVLTGFPLQKVLTHQIAIDDFQRGFDLMAEGHCGKVVCSWN; translated from the coding sequence ATGCCTCAGACGATGAAAGCCCTGGTCAAGCGCCATGCCGAACCCGGCATCTGGATGGAAGAAGTGCCGGTGCCCGAGGTCGGCCCGAACGAGGTGCTGATCAAGCTGGAGAAGACCGCGATCTGCGGCACCGACCTGCACATCTACAAGTGGGACGAGTGGAGCCAGCGCACGATCAAGCCGGGCCTGACCATCGGCCACGAGTTCGTCGGCCGCATCGTGGAGATCGGCCCGGGCGTGACCGGCTACCAGATCGGCGACCGCGTCTCGGCCGAGGGCCACATCGTCTGCGGCCACTGCCGCAACTGCCGCGCCGGTCGCCAGCACCTGTGCCCGAACACGGTGGGCATCGGCGTCAACCGCAACGGTGCGTTCGCCGAGTACATGACCATGCCGGCCAGCAACCTGTGGCCGATCCCGGACCAGATCCCGTCCGAGCTGGCGGCGTTCTTCGATCCCTACGGCAACGCCGCGCACTGCGCGCTGGAGTTCGACCTGATCGGCGAGGACGTGCTGATCACCGGTGCCGGCCCGATCGGCATCATCGCCGCCGGCATCGCCAAGCACGTGGGCGCGCGCAACGTGGTGGTCACCGACGTCAACGACTACCGCCTGAAGCTGGCCGCCGACATGGGCGCCACCCGCGTGGTGAACGTGGCCAACCAGTCGCTGCGCGACGTGGTGAAGGACCTGCACATCCAGGGCTTCGACGTGGGCCTGGAGATGAGCGGCAATCCGCGCGCGTTCAACGACATGCTCGAGGTGATGTACCACGGCGGCAAGATCGCCATGCTCGGCATCATGCCGCGCGGTGCCGGCATCGACTGGGACAAGGTGATCTTCAAGGGCCTCACCCTGCAGGGCATCTACGGCCGCAAGATGTACGAGACCTGGTACAAGATGACGCAGATGGTGCTCACCGGCTTCCCGCTGCAGAAGGTGCTCACCCACCAGATCGCCATCGACGACTTCCAGCGCGGCTTCGACCTGATGGCCGAAGGCCACTGCGGCAAGGTCGTCTGCAGCTGGAACTGA